A genomic window from Micromonospora sp. WMMA1947 includes:
- a CDS encoding GNAT family N-acetyltransferase, whose amino-acid sequence MASIRVRQARDDDRDALTALHEREWGGPIVVVHDTRYDLRDLPALVAVDDSGGFAGALAYRVDADGLEVVSLAASAPGNGAGTALLAAADEAARAAGADRIWLVTTNDNLGALRFYQRRGLRIVAVDAGAVDRARAVKPTIPQIGADGIPLHDELRLARHLRVADQR is encoded by the coding sequence GTGGCCTCGATCCGGGTACGGCAGGCGCGCGACGACGACCGCGACGCGCTGACGGCGCTGCACGAACGGGAGTGGGGCGGCCCGATCGTGGTGGTCCACGACACCCGCTACGACCTGCGTGACCTGCCCGCGCTGGTGGCGGTCGACGACAGCGGCGGGTTCGCCGGGGCGCTGGCGTACCGGGTCGACGCCGACGGGCTGGAGGTGGTGAGCCTGGCCGCGTCGGCACCGGGCAACGGCGCCGGCACCGCCCTGCTGGCCGCCGCCGACGAGGCGGCCCGGGCGGCCGGGGCGGACCGGATCTGGCTGGTCACCACCAACGACAACCTGGGCGCGCTGCGCTTCTACCAGCGCCGAGGGCTGCGCATCGTCGCGGTGGACGCGGGCGCCGTGGACCGGGCCCGCGCGGTCAAGCCGACCATCCCGCAGATCGGTGCGGACGGGATCCCGCTGCACGACGAGCTGCGCCTGGCCCGGCACCTGAGGGTGGCGGACCAGCGATGA
- a CDS encoding Na(+)/H(+) antiporter subunit C, translating to MTRGAAAPTMVLVLAVGVLVAAGVTLLLERSLTRILLGVILLGNGVNLLILLGGRSGAAPLVGSTSQGEMSDALPQAMVLTAVVITFGLTAFLLAVAYRSWYTSGDDEVQDDLEDRQIVRLAESNEVSTADLGGEGPDDDPEQVDPGPARRRLHRDGGAQ from the coding sequence ATGACAAGGGGCGCGGCGGCGCCGACGATGGTGCTGGTGCTGGCGGTCGGGGTGCTCGTCGCCGCCGGTGTCACGCTGCTGCTGGAACGCAGCCTGACCCGGATCCTGCTCGGCGTCATCCTGCTCGGCAACGGCGTGAACCTGCTCATCCTGCTGGGCGGGCGGTCCGGCGCCGCCCCGCTCGTGGGCTCCACGTCGCAGGGCGAGATGAGCGACGCGTTGCCGCAGGCCATGGTGCTCACCGCCGTGGTGATCACGTTCGGGCTGACCGCGTTCCTGCTCGCCGTCGCCTACCGCAGCTGGTACACCAGCGGCGACGACGAGGTGCAGGACGACCTGGAGGACCGGCAGATCGTCCGGCTCGCCGAGAGCAACGAGGTGTCCACGGCGGACCTCGGCGGCGAGGGCCCGGACGACGACCCGGAGCAGGTGGATCCGGGGCCGGCTCGTCGGCGGCTGCACCGGGACGGTGGGGCCCAATGA
- a CDS encoding SAM-dependent chlorinase/fluorinase: MSGPDERAPAAADRGRTTPDGTRPAAGGPPCVSLTTDYGLSDGFVAACHGVLARLAPAVRVIDVTHLIPPADVRRGAAVLAQTVPCLPWGVHVAVVDPGVGTTRRGIALAAPGGLLVGPDNGLLIPAAEALGGVTDAVELTNPDWLGPVVSRTFHGRDVFAPVAARLALGAPLAEAGPAVDPGMLVRLPEPVVRAEPGGLTAEVLTVDHFGNVQLAAPGALLDGLPSRVLVNGHEAVHGRTFGDAEPGTLVVYVDSAGLVAIAVNTGRAADTLRTTPGTLITLTTP; the protein is encoded by the coding sequence ATGAGCGGCCCGGACGAACGCGCCCCGGCCGCCGCCGACCGGGGCCGCACGACACCGGACGGCACGCGGCCGGCGGCCGGCGGTCCGCCCTGTGTCTCGCTGACCACCGACTACGGGCTCTCCGACGGGTTCGTGGCGGCGTGCCACGGAGTGCTGGCCCGGCTCGCCCCGGCCGTCCGGGTGATCGACGTGACGCACCTGATCCCACCGGCCGACGTCCGCCGGGGCGCGGCGGTGCTCGCGCAGACAGTGCCGTGCCTGCCGTGGGGCGTGCACGTGGCGGTGGTCGACCCGGGTGTCGGCACGACGCGGCGCGGGATCGCGCTCGCCGCGCCCGGCGGACTGCTCGTGGGGCCGGACAACGGGCTGCTGATCCCGGCCGCTGAGGCGCTCGGCGGGGTGACCGACGCGGTGGAGCTGACCAACCCGGACTGGCTCGGCCCGGTCGTCTCCCGCACGTTCCACGGGCGGGACGTGTTCGCGCCGGTGGCCGCCCGGCTGGCACTCGGCGCACCACTGGCCGAGGCGGGACCGGCGGTGGACCCGGGCATGCTGGTCCGGCTGCCGGAGCCGGTGGTACGCGCCGAGCCCGGCGGCCTCACCGCCGAGGTGCTGACCGTCGACCACTTCGGCAACGTCCAGCTCGCCGCGCCGGGCGCGCTGCTCGACGGCCTGCCGTCCCGGGTCCTGGTGAACGGGCACGAAGCGGTCCACGGCCGCACGTTCGGCGACGCCGAACCCGGCACCCTGGTGGTCTACGTCGACTCGGCCGGCCTGGTCGCCATAGCGGTGAACACCGGCCGAGCCGCCGACACCCTACGCACCACCCCAGGCACCCTCATCACCCTCACCACCCCCTAA
- a CDS encoding DNA-formamidopyrimidine glycosylase family protein, with protein sequence MPEGDTVWNTARVLQRALAGARLTGSDFRVPQLATTDLTGWTVRESASRGKHLLLRLTGTDAGRWTLHSHLRMDGAWRAYAPGERWSGRPAHLIRVVLRSPAAVAVGYHLHELALVPTAEEESLVGHLGPDLLGPDWDADEAVRRLAADPERTIGEALLDQRNLAGVGNLYKCEVLFLRGVSPWTPVGAVPDLPGTVALAQRLLAANRGRWTQSTTGVLHRGGTTYVYGRRAQPCRRCGTAIRKEELGERVTYWCPACQPGVELPRNAQDRPR encoded by the coding sequence GTGCCCGAAGGCGACACCGTCTGGAACACCGCGCGCGTCCTGCAACGCGCGCTGGCCGGGGCCCGGCTCACCGGGTCCGACTTCCGCGTGCCGCAGCTCGCCACCACCGACCTGACCGGCTGGACCGTGCGCGAGTCGGCGAGCCGCGGCAAGCACCTGCTGCTGCGCCTGACCGGCACCGACGCCGGCCGGTGGACGCTGCACTCGCACCTGCGGATGGACGGCGCCTGGCGGGCGTACGCCCCGGGTGAGCGCTGGAGCGGACGGCCGGCGCACCTGATCCGGGTGGTGCTGCGCTCCCCTGCCGCGGTCGCTGTCGGCTACCACCTGCACGAGCTGGCGCTGGTGCCGACCGCCGAGGAGGAGTCGCTCGTCGGCCACCTCGGCCCCGACCTGCTCGGCCCGGACTGGGACGCGGACGAGGCGGTCCGCCGGCTCGCCGCCGACCCGGAGCGCACCATCGGCGAGGCGTTGCTCGACCAGCGCAACCTGGCCGGGGTGGGCAACCTCTACAAGTGCGAGGTGCTGTTCCTGCGCGGCGTGTCGCCGTGGACGCCGGTCGGTGCGGTGCCGGACCTACCAGGCACCGTCGCGCTGGCCCAGCGGCTGCTCGCGGCCAACCGGGGCCGCTGGACGCAGAGCACCACGGGGGTGCTGCACCGGGGCGGGACGACCTACGTCTACGGCCGCCGGGCCCAGCCGTGCCGCCGCTGCGGGACCGCCATCCGCAAGGAGGAACTGGGTGAACGGGTCACCTACTGGTGCCCCGCCTGCCAGCCCGGCGTGGAACTTCCACGAAACGCCCAAGATCGGCCGAGATAG
- a CDS encoding Na+/H+ antiporter subunit A — MLVLLIVHLVAALLAPLLVRRWGPRACLLLALAPAATAVWAAAQTGAVRDGGAVVETYPWIPQLQFDVALRLTTLSWLMLLLVGGVGALVLVYSARYFPPGSAGLARFAAVMVAFAGAMLGLVVSDDLLLLYVFWELTTVFSYLLIGHSTERRSSRWAAAQALTVTTLGGLAMLVGFLLLGHHAGGYRWSAVAAAPLPGGGYLTVAVLLILAGALAKSAVFPFNAWLPVAMAAPTPVSAYLHAAAMVKAGIFLIGLLGPVLAPVGGWRPVTVVAGLITLVIGGWAALRQTDLKLLLAYGTVSQLGLLTVVFGAGTPKAALAGVAMLAAHALFKAALFLVVGILDHEAGTRDLRELSGVGRAAPVLATVATLAAASMAGVPPLLGFVGKEAALAAFTGDPLVLVVLVAGSALTVAYSIRFLWGAFVTRPGVPDTEMARPPAAMLVPPALLAVAGLAAGPAAGWLSGLVEPYAELFGPVEEHLALWHGPTAALGLSALVLAGGVVLHLVRGPLAPALARLRSPVSGNQGYEWVTHGFDRLAIEVTGATQRGSLPQYLGTVLLALVFVPGGAMIATAPWRVDLAPWDNPAQLVVCVVIAVAALLAVGARRRLTAMLLVGVTGYGTAMMFVLYGAPDVALTQFLVETATIAVFVLVLRRLPERFSARPLRRSRWVRRGIGIAAGVVMAGLALVAAGARRAPSISADFPDLAVIEGYGRNVVNVTLVDIRAWDTMGELSVLVVTATGVASLIYERSRTGPRPRRPPPAALRAGDRRTVWLRGGQTLPERRRSIVFEVVTRLIFHTVLIFSLFLLFSGHNAPGGGFAGGLVAGLALALRYLAGGRYELAEAAPVGAGTVLGAGLGISVGSGVVGLAFTGEVLQSMKVNLWLPAVGDFYLVTSLFFDIGVYLVVVGLVLDILRSLGAEVDRHVEAAGEAGRGLVVQRESPS; from the coding sequence GTGCTCGTCCTGCTGATCGTGCACCTGGTGGCGGCGCTGCTCGCCCCGCTGCTGGTCCGCCGGTGGGGCCCGCGTGCCTGCCTGCTGCTCGCGCTCGCCCCGGCCGCCACGGCGGTCTGGGCGGCGGCGCAGACCGGGGCGGTACGCGACGGCGGCGCGGTGGTCGAGACGTACCCCTGGATCCCGCAGCTCCAGTTCGACGTGGCGCTGCGGCTCACCACGCTGTCCTGGCTGATGCTGCTGCTCGTCGGCGGCGTCGGCGCGCTGGTGCTCGTCTACTCCGCCCGCTACTTCCCGCCCGGGTCGGCCGGGCTGGCCCGGTTCGCCGCTGTCATGGTCGCCTTCGCCGGAGCCATGCTCGGCCTCGTCGTCTCCGACGACCTGCTGCTGCTCTACGTCTTCTGGGAACTGACCACCGTCTTCTCCTACCTGCTCATCGGGCACAGCACCGAGCGCCGGTCCAGCCGGTGGGCCGCCGCGCAGGCGCTGACGGTCACCACGCTGGGCGGGCTGGCCATGCTCGTCGGGTTCCTGCTGCTCGGCCACCACGCCGGGGGCTACCGGTGGTCGGCGGTGGCGGCGGCGCCGCTGCCCGGCGGCGGGTACCTGACCGTGGCGGTGCTGCTCATCCTCGCCGGGGCCCTGGCGAAGTCGGCGGTGTTCCCGTTCAACGCCTGGCTGCCGGTGGCGATGGCCGCACCGACGCCGGTGAGCGCGTACCTGCACGCGGCGGCGATGGTGAAGGCCGGCATCTTCCTCATCGGACTGCTCGGCCCGGTGCTCGCCCCGGTCGGCGGATGGCGGCCGGTCACCGTCGTCGCCGGACTGATCACGCTGGTGATCGGCGGGTGGGCGGCGCTGCGCCAGACCGACCTGAAGCTGCTGCTGGCGTACGGGACGGTCAGCCAGCTCGGCCTGCTCACCGTGGTGTTCGGCGCGGGCACACCGAAGGCGGCGCTGGCCGGTGTGGCGATGCTGGCGGCGCACGCCCTGTTCAAGGCGGCGCTGTTCCTGGTCGTCGGCATCCTCGACCACGAGGCCGGCACCCGTGACCTGCGGGAACTGTCCGGGGTGGGACGGGCCGCGCCGGTGCTGGCCACCGTCGCCACGCTGGCCGCCGCCTCGATGGCCGGGGTGCCGCCGCTGCTCGGATTCGTCGGGAAGGAGGCGGCGCTCGCCGCGTTCACCGGCGATCCGCTGGTCCTCGTCGTGCTGGTGGCCGGCAGCGCGCTCACCGTCGCGTACAGCATCCGGTTCCTCTGGGGCGCGTTCGTCACCCGGCCCGGAGTGCCGGACACGGAGATGGCCCGGCCGCCCGCCGCGATGCTCGTACCCCCGGCGCTGCTCGCCGTGGCCGGGCTCGCCGCCGGTCCGGCCGCCGGGTGGCTGAGCGGTCTGGTCGAGCCGTACGCGGAGCTGTTCGGGCCGGTCGAGGAGCACCTGGCGCTCTGGCACGGACCGACGGCGGCGCTCGGCCTGTCCGCCCTCGTGCTGGCCGGCGGTGTGGTGCTGCACCTGGTCCGCGGTCCGCTGGCCCCCGCGCTGGCCCGGCTGCGCTCGCCGGTGAGCGGCAACCAGGGGTACGAGTGGGTGACGCACGGCTTCGACCGGCTCGCCATCGAGGTCACCGGCGCCACCCAGCGCGGGTCGCTGCCGCAGTACCTCGGCACCGTGCTGCTCGCGCTGGTGTTCGTACCCGGCGGGGCGATGATCGCGACCGCGCCGTGGCGGGTCGACCTGGCGCCCTGGGACAACCCGGCCCAGCTCGTGGTCTGCGTGGTGATCGCGGTCGCCGCGCTGCTCGCGGTCGGCGCACGGCGGCGGCTCACCGCGATGCTGCTGGTCGGCGTGACCGGCTACGGCACCGCGATGATGTTCGTCCTCTACGGCGCGCCGGACGTGGCGCTCACCCAGTTCCTGGTGGAGACCGCGACGATCGCCGTGTTCGTGCTGGTGCTGCGGCGGCTGCCGGAGCGCTTCTCGGCGCGGCCGCTGCGCCGCAGCCGCTGGGTGCGGCGCGGCATCGGGATCGCCGCCGGGGTGGTGATGGCCGGTCTGGCACTGGTCGCGGCCGGGGCGCGGCGGGCGCCGTCGATCTCCGCCGACTTCCCGGACCTGGCCGTGATCGAGGGGTACGGCCGCAACGTCGTGAACGTGACGCTCGTCGACATCCGGGCCTGGGACACGATGGGGGAGCTCTCGGTGCTCGTGGTCACCGCGACCGGCGTGGCCAGCCTGATCTACGAGCGTTCCCGCACCGGGCCGCGTCCCCGCCGTCCCCCACCGGCCGCGCTGCGCGCCGGCGACCGGCGCACGGTGTGGCTGCGCGGCGGGCAGACGCTGCCGGAGCGGCGGCGCTCGATCGTGTTCGAGGTGGTCACCCGGCTGATCTTCCACACCGTCCTGATCTTCTCGCTGTTCCTCCTCTTCTCCGGGCACAACGCCCCCGGCGGCGGCTTCGCCGGCGGGCTGGTCGCCGGCCTCGCGCTGGCCCTGCGGTACCTGGCCGGCGGCCGGTACGAGCTGGCCGAGGCGGCGCCGGTCGGGGCCGGCACGGTGCTCGGCGCGGGTCTGGGCATCTCGGTGGGCAGCGGCGTGGTCGGCCTGGCGTTCACCGGCGAGGTGCTCCAGAGCATGAAGGTCAACCTGTGGCTGCCGGCGGTCGGCGACTTCTACCTGGTCACGTCGCTGTTCTTCGACATCGGCGTCTACCTGGTGGTGGTCGGGCTGGTGCTGGACATCCTGCGCAGCCTGGGCGCCGAGGTGGACCGGCACGTGGAGGCCGCGGGCGAGGCGGGACGTGGTCTGGTGGTCCAGCGGGAGAGTCCTTCATGA
- a CDS encoding DEAD/DEAH box helicase yields MAEFGAATREWFTAAFAAPTPAQEGAWRTVAAARNALVVAPTGSGKTLAAFLWSLDRLAKEPPPADPRRRCRVLYVSPLKALAVDVERNLRAPLTGIRQAAARLGLVPPDITVGMRTGDTPADERRAFARTPPDILITTPESLFLLLTSAARDSLRGVDTVIVDEVHAVAGTKRGAHLALSLERLDALLERPAQRIGLSATVRPIDVCARFLGGARPVDVVQPPSNKTIEVSVQVPVEDMTRLDEQEPPEDDLGGLAPRRPSIWPAVEERVLALIRAHRSTIVFTNSRRSAERLCARLNELAAEESEAASTAEGGRVARGGEPVRVSDLLPGADGLPAGDEAGLDDADGLGPVAGGGPADGSRARRGAEAFGGPVGPVRAPRQPAEVMAQSGSAAGAPAVIARAHHGSVSREERKQIEEALKSGRLPAVVATSSLELGIDMGAVDLVVQIEAPPSVAAGLQRVGRAGHQVGAVSRGVVFPKHRGDLLSCTVVAERMGAGAIEELHYPRNPLDVLAQQIVAMVALEPWRLGDLAVLVRRAAPFAELPDSALHAVLDMLSGRYPSTAFAELRPRLVWDRATDVLTGRPGAQRLAVTSGGTIPDRGLFGVFLAGAERAARVGELDEEMVYESRVGDVFLLGSSSWRIEEITPDRVLVSPAPGQAARMPFWKGDQLGRPVELGRAIGARVRALLRQSDTDAVAALRAGGLDDWAAGNLMTYLREQKAATRSLPDDRTVVVERFRDELGDWRLAVHSVLGARVNGPWALAIGRRLAERYGVDAQVMPSDDGIVVRLPDTADTPPGADVVVFEPDEIAQLVEESVGTSALFASRFRECAARSLLLPRRDPRRRQPLWQQRQRAAQLLDVAREYADFPVTLEAARECLQDVFDQPALAGLMRDLAARKVRLVEVESERPSPFARSLLFGYVGAFLYEGDAPLAERRAAALALDSGLLGELLGRVDLRELLDPEVLAETARQLRWLTDQRRPRDPEDVVELLRVVGDLSGAELAERGVPESWAGELAAARRVLRVRIASEDRWVVVEDAARLRDALGVALPVGVAEAYLAPVADPLTDLVARYARTHGPFAAATCAARFGLGVFVVEQALRRLAATGRVVSGEFAPDSVGTQWCDAEVLRLLRRRSLAALRREIEPVPPRALATFLPRWQHVGSSARGVEAVAAAVEQLQGTSVPASALERLVLPARVADYSPAQLDELCASGEVVWAGAGAISGGDGWVTLAYADVAPLLLPPPDEALTLTPLHESVLDALADGQALFFRSLSDRVGATDDAALGGAVWDLVWAGHLTNDTLAPLRAALGAGGAHRSRPSAPRTRYRRPGRVALPSRGGPPTMAGRWSRLPERDIDPTRRATTLADLLLERHGVVTRGAVVAEQVTGGFAGVYPVLSAMEERGAARRGYFVEGLGAAQFAVPGAVDRIRALADESQSRGGPTVVLAATDPANPYGAALPWPERVVDSGDGAAPATGHRAGRKAGALVVLVGGDLVLYVERGGRTILSFTDDTDTLGAAGKALADAVHSGALGAISVERADGEAVHASPLRDALTAAGFRATPRGLRLRG; encoded by the coding sequence CTGGCGGAGTTCGGCGCGGCGACCCGGGAGTGGTTCACCGCGGCGTTCGCCGCACCCACCCCGGCCCAGGAGGGCGCCTGGCGCACGGTGGCCGCCGCCCGCAACGCGCTCGTCGTCGCGCCGACCGGCTCCGGCAAGACCCTCGCCGCGTTCCTCTGGTCGCTCGACCGGCTCGCCAAGGAGCCGCCGCCGGCCGATCCCCGGCGCCGCTGCCGGGTGCTCTACGTGAGCCCGCTCAAGGCGCTCGCCGTCGACGTGGAACGCAACCTGCGCGCCCCGCTCACCGGCATCCGGCAGGCCGCCGCCCGGCTCGGCCTGGTCCCACCGGACATCACCGTCGGGATGCGGACCGGCGACACCCCGGCCGACGAGCGCCGGGCCTTCGCCCGCACCCCGCCGGACATCCTCATCACCACACCCGAGTCGCTGTTCCTGCTGCTCACCTCCGCCGCCCGCGACTCGTTGCGCGGCGTCGACACGGTGATCGTGGACGAGGTGCACGCGGTTGCCGGCACCAAGCGCGGCGCCCACCTGGCGCTGTCCCTGGAACGGCTGGACGCGCTGCTGGAGCGGCCCGCCCAGAGGATCGGGCTGTCCGCCACCGTCCGGCCGATCGACGTGTGCGCCCGCTTCCTCGGCGGCGCCCGCCCGGTCGACGTGGTGCAGCCACCGTCGAACAAGACCATCGAGGTCAGCGTCCAGGTTCCGGTGGAGGACATGACGCGCCTCGACGAGCAGGAGCCACCCGAGGACGACCTGGGCGGCCTCGCACCCCGTCGCCCCTCGATCTGGCCGGCGGTCGAGGAACGCGTGTTGGCGCTGATCCGGGCGCACCGGTCCACGATCGTGTTCACCAACTCCCGGCGCAGCGCCGAACGGCTCTGCGCCCGCCTCAACGAGCTGGCCGCCGAGGAGAGCGAGGCGGCGTCCACCGCGGAGGGCGGTCGCGTGGCCCGGGGCGGGGAGCCGGTGCGCGTATCCGATCTGCTGCCCGGCGCCGACGGCCTGCCGGCCGGCGACGAGGCCGGGCTCGACGACGCCGACGGGCTCGGCCCGGTGGCCGGCGGCGGGCCGGCCGACGGCAGCCGGGCCCGGCGCGGGGCGGAGGCGTTCGGCGGGCCGGTGGGGCCGGTGCGCGCGCCTCGGCAGCCCGCCGAGGTGATGGCGCAGTCCGGCTCGGCGGCCGGGGCGCCGGCGGTGATCGCGCGGGCGCACCACGGCAGCGTCTCCCGGGAGGAGCGCAAGCAGATCGAGGAGGCGCTCAAGTCCGGCCGGCTGCCCGCCGTGGTCGCCACGTCCAGCCTGGAGCTGGGCATCGACATGGGCGCCGTCGACCTGGTGGTGCAGATCGAGGCGCCGCCGAGCGTGGCGGCCGGGCTGCAGCGGGTGGGTCGCGCCGGGCACCAGGTCGGCGCGGTCTCGCGCGGCGTCGTCTTTCCCAAGCACCGGGGCGACCTGCTCTCCTGCACGGTGGTGGCCGAGCGGATGGGCGCCGGGGCGATCGAGGAGCTGCACTACCCGCGCAACCCGCTCGACGTGCTGGCCCAGCAGATCGTCGCGATGGTGGCGCTGGAGCCGTGGCGGCTCGGCGACCTCGCCGTGCTGGTCCGCCGCGCGGCGCCGTTCGCGGAGCTGCCCGACTCGGCGCTGCACGCGGTGCTCGACATGCTCTCCGGCCGTTACCCGTCCACCGCGTTCGCCGAGCTGCGGCCCCGGCTGGTCTGGGATCGCGCCACCGACGTCCTGACCGGCCGGCCCGGCGCCCAGCGGCTCGCCGTGACCAGCGGCGGCACCATCCCCGACCGGGGCCTGTTCGGTGTGTTCCTGGCCGGTGCCGAGCGGGCCGCGCGGGTCGGTGAGCTGGACGAGGAGATGGTCTACGAGTCCCGGGTGGGTGACGTGTTCCTGCTCGGCTCGTCGTCCTGGCGGATCGAGGAGATCACCCCCGACCGGGTGCTGGTCTCCCCCGCACCCGGGCAGGCGGCCCGGATGCCGTTCTGGAAGGGCGACCAGCTCGGCCGCCCGGTCGAGCTGGGCCGGGCGATCGGCGCTCGGGTCCGGGCGCTGCTGCGGCAGTCCGACACCGACGCGGTGGCGGCGCTGCGAGCCGGCGGACTCGACGACTGGGCTGCCGGCAATCTGATGACCTACCTGCGCGAGCAGAAGGCGGCCACCCGGTCGCTGCCGGACGACCGGACGGTGGTGGTCGAACGCTTCCGCGACGAGCTGGGTGACTGGCGGCTCGCCGTGCACTCGGTGCTCGGCGCCCGGGTCAACGGGCCGTGGGCGCTGGCCATCGGCCGCCGGCTGGCCGAGCGGTACGGCGTGGACGCGCAGGTCATGCCCTCCGACGACGGCATCGTCGTGCGCCTGCCGGACACCGCCGACACGCCGCCCGGCGCCGACGTGGTGGTCTTCGAGCCGGACGAGATCGCCCAGCTCGTCGAGGAGTCGGTGGGCACGTCCGCGCTGTTCGCGTCCCGGTTCCGGGAGTGCGCGGCCCGGTCGCTGCTGCTGCCCCGGCGTGACCCCAGGCGGCGGCAGCCGCTGTGGCAGCAACGCCAGCGCGCCGCGCAGCTGCTCGACGTGGCCCGCGAGTACGCCGACTTCCCGGTCACGCTGGAGGCCGCCCGCGAGTGCCTCCAGGACGTCTTCGACCAGCCCGCGCTGGCCGGGTTGATGCGCGACCTGGCCGCCCGCAAGGTACGCCTGGTCGAGGTGGAGTCCGAGCGCCCGTCGCCGTTCGCCAGGTCGCTGCTGTTCGGGTACGTCGGCGCGTTCCTCTACGAGGGCGACGCCCCACTGGCCGAGCGGCGGGCCGCCGCGCTGGCGCTCGACTCCGGCCTGCTCGGCGAACTGCTCGGCCGGGTCGACCTGCGGGAACTGCTCGACCCGGAGGTGCTCGCCGAAACCGCACGCCAACTGCGCTGGCTCACCGATCAGCGGCGGCCCCGCGACCCGGAGGACGTGGTCGAGCTGCTGCGCGTGGTCGGTGACCTGAGCGGCGCCGAGCTGGCCGAGCGGGGCGTGCCGGAATCCTGGGCCGGCGAGCTGGCGGCGGCCCGGCGGGTCCTGCGGGTCCGCATCGCCAGCGAGGACCGCTGGGTGGTCGTCGAGGACGCCGCCCGGCTGCGCGACGCGCTCGGCGTGGCGCTGCCCGTCGGGGTCGCGGAGGCGTACCTCGCGCCGGTGGCCGATCCGCTCACCGACCTGGTCGCCCGGTACGCCCGCACGCACGGCCCGTTCGCGGCGGCCACCTGCGCGGCCCGGTTCGGGCTGGGCGTGTTCGTGGTCGAGCAGGCGCTGCGGCGGCTCGCCGCCACCGGGCGTGTGGTCTCCGGCGAGTTCGCGCCGGACAGCGTGGGCACCCAGTGGTGCGACGCCGAGGTGCTGCGCCTGCTGCGCCGCCGCTCCCTGGCGGCCCTGCGGCGCGAGATCGAGCCGGTGCCGCCGCGCGCGCTCGCCACGTTCCTGCCCCGCTGGCAGCACGTCGGCTCGTCGGCCCGGGGCGTCGAGGCCGTCGCCGCCGCCGTCGAGCAGTTGCAGGGCACCAGCGTGCCGGCGTCCGCGCTGGAACGTCTGGTGCTGCCCGCCCGGGTCGCCGACTACTCCCCCGCCCAGCTCGACGAGCTGTGCGCCAGCGGCGAGGTGGTGTGGGCCGGCGCGGGCGCGATCTCCGGCGGCGACGGGTGGGTGACCCTCGCGTACGCCGACGTCGCGCCGCTGCTGCTTCCGCCGCCGGACGAGGCACTGACGCTGACCCCGCTGCACGAGTCGGTGCTCGACGCGCTCGCGGACGGGCAGGCGCTGTTCTTCCGCTCGCTCTCCGACCGGGTCGGCGCCACCGACGACGCCGCGCTGGGGGGCGCGGTGTGGGATCTGGTGTGGGCCGGTCACCTCACCAACGACACGCTCGCCCCGCTGCGGGCCGCGCTCGGCGCGGGCGGGGCGCACCGGTCCCGGCCGTCGGCGCCGCGCACCCGCTACCGCCGTCCGGGCCGGGTGGCGCTGCCCAGCCGGGGTGGTCCGCCCACCATGGCCGGTCGCTGGTCGCGGTTGCCCGAACGCGACATCGACCCCACCCGCCGGGCCACCACCCTGGCCGACCTGCTGCTGGAACGGCACGGCGTGGTGACCCGGGGCGCGGTCGTGGCCGAGCAGGTCACCGGCGGTTTCGCCGGGGTCTACCCGGTGCTGTCCGCGATGGAGGAACGCGGGGCGGCCCGGCGCGGCTACTTCGTCGAAGGGCTCGGCGCGGCGCAGTTCGCGGTGCCGGGCGCGGTGGACCGCATCCGCGCGCTCGCTGACGAGTCCCAGAGCCGGGGCGGGCCGACGGTGGTGCTCGCGGCCACCGATCCGGCGAACCCGTACGGCGCCGCGCTGCCCTGGCCGGAACGCGTGGTCGACTCGGGCGACGGCGCGGCACCGGCCACCGGGCACCGGGCCGGGCGCAAGGCGGGCGCCCTGGTCGTGCTCGTCGGCGGCGACCTCGTGCTCTACGTCGAGCGGGGCGGCCGGACGATCCTGTCCTTCACCGACGACACCGACACGCTCGGCGCGGCCGGCAAGGCACTCGCCGACGCGGTGCACTCCGGTGCGCTCGGCGCGATCTCGGTGGAACGCGCCGACGGCGAGGCCGTGCACGCGTCCCCGCTGCGTGACGCGCTCACCGCCGCCGGGTTCCGCGCCACCCCGCGTGGCCTGCGCCTGCGCGGCTGA